One region of Apium graveolens cultivar Ventura unplaced genomic scaffold, ASM990537v1 ctg4959, whole genome shotgun sequence genomic DNA includes:
- the LOC141702377 gene encoding putative mitochondrial protein AtMg00310: MMTIKSILQRYELQSGQAINLPKSGIYFSSNVRLDKQEELKNIVGVYNDLSSGKYLGLPSLIGRSKKMVFNYLKDRLWNKIQGWSAKCLSKAGKAILLRTVAQAIPSYAMSCFMLPKTLCNDLEKMMNSYWWGSQNNNGKDIKWASWTNMSMAKESGGLAFRDLQGFNIALLGKQCWNLLNNPCSLVVRVFKARYYPDTSLFAASRGGGVSFVWSGLWQAKAFW, translated from the coding sequence ATGATGACAATAAAATCAATTCTTCAAAGGTACGAATTACAGTCAGGACAGGCCATTAATCTCCCAAAATCTGGGATCTATTTTAGCTCTAATGTACGGCTGGACAAACAGGAAGAGTTGAAGAATATTGTGGGAGTATACAATGATCTGAGTTCAGGCAAGTATCTAGGGCTGCCGTCCTTAATAGGTCGTTCGAAAAAGATGGTGTTCAACTATTTAAAGGATCGGTTGTGGAACAAAATACAGGGGTGGAGTGCAAAGTGCCTGTCAAAGGCAGGTAAAGCTATATTACTTCGTACAGTGGCTCAAGCTATTCCTTCTTACGCTATGTCGTGCTTTATGCTCCCAAAAACATTATGTAATGACCTTGAAAAAATGATGAATAGCTATTGGTGGGGCTCTCAAAATAATAACGGGAAAGACATAAAATGGGCTTCTTGGACCAATATGAGTATGGCTAAAGAGAGTGGTGGTTTAGCTTTTCGTGATCTTCAAGGCTTTAACATCGCACTTCTCGGTAAGCAGTGTTGGAATCTTTTGAATAATCCTTGTTCTCTGGTAGTTCGGGTCTTTAAGGCTAGATATTATCCGGATACTAGCCTGTTTGCGGCGAGTCGAGGAGGGGGTGTTAGCTTTGTCTGGTCCGGGTTGTGGCAAGCTAAAGCATTTTGGTAG